A single Mangifera indica cultivar Alphonso chromosome 20, CATAS_Mindica_2.1, whole genome shotgun sequence DNA region contains:
- the LOC123204013 gene encoding G-type lectin S-receptor-like serine/threonine-protein kinase LECRK3, translated as MAYLPLPTLILLCLLQWLPCLSAANISVGLSLSTTGDNSSWLSPLGNFAFGFRQLNNSNHFLLAIWFNKIPENTIVWYADGDNPAPRGSKVEFSTQGLLLKDPENQTIWSTSPSTDVADEAAMLDTGNFVLIGNDSNYVWQSFKDPRDTILPTQRLDLGSMLISKLTETNFSKGRFELHFTNGSLELNPVAWPTRFNYKPYYSSNTYSENSSESGHQLVFNESADIYILKTNEAIVQLPSWTKLTNPSSDYYYRATLDFDGSFIEYAYAKTSDGNQGWWPLRGVPQNMCLAISQDIGRGGCGFNSYCTIENGRYNCSCPPGYVFVDPTNRFSDCRPTFRQGCEPNDGSRDPEELYEIKEFNDLNWPLGDYERLEPYDQTMCEKDCLHDCSCAVAIFGGTKCWKKRLPLSNGRFEPNTFTKALFKVRKGDSPEFVATSGSNKGKLTLLGALLLGGSVFFNVLLLVAFCLILFVLLKRKSGNYNFQDSTMAESNLRFFTYNQLSEATDDFKEELGRGSFGIVYKGVFKTGSGIAIAVKKLDKLAQEREREFKTEVSAIGRIHHKNLVQLLGYCDEGTNRLLVYEFMSNGTLANILFALPKPDWNLRVRISLEIARGLVYLHEECNVPIIHCDIKPQNILLDHYFNAKISDFGLSKLLLSDQSRTRTMIRGTRGYVAPEWFKNVAVSAKVDVYSYGVMLLEIICCRRCVEMEAEEERREILIDWVYDCYVEGRLDVLVNEDETALADKCRLQKWLMVAIWCIQEDPSERPTMKMMLHMLEGYLEVPKPPCPYSFSLS; from the coding sequence ATGGCTTATTTACCTCTCCCTACTCTAATCTTGCTTTGTCTTCTTCAATGGCTACCATGTTTGTCCGCGGCCAACATCAGTGTGGGTTTATCTCTGTCCACCACCGGTGATAACTCTTCATGGCTTTCCCCGTTGGGTAACTTCGCTTTTGGATTTCGCCAGCTTAACAATTCAAACCATTTCTTACTTGCCATCTGGTTCAACAAAATACCTGAAAATACTATTGTTTGGTACGCCGACGGAGATAACCCAGCTCCAAGAGGGTCAAAAGTGGAGTTTTCAACCCAAGGCCTCTTGCTTAAAGATCCTGAAAACCAAACAATATGGAGTACAAGTCCTTCCACCGATGTTGCGGATGAAGCTGCTATGCTTGACACAGGCAACTTCGTGCTAATAGGTAATGACTCTAACTATGTTTGGCAGAGTTTTAAGGATCCTAGAGACACTATCTTACCCACGCAGAGATTGGATTTGGGTAGTATGCTGATTTCTAAGCTGACAGAAACCAATTTCTCCAAGGGCAGGTTTGAGCTCCATTTTACCAATGGAAGCCTTGAGCTCAATCCTGTAGCGTGGCCAACTAGATTCAATTATAAACCATATTATAGCAGTAATACTTACAGTGAAAATTCTTCTGAGTCTGGCCATCAACTGGTTTTTAATGAATCAGCTGACATTTACATCTTGAAAACTAATGAAGCAATCGTTCAGTTGCCTTCATGGACAAAGTTAACAAATCCTAGTTCGGATTACTATTATCGAGCAACTTTGGACTTCGATGGAAGTTTCATAGAATATGCTTATGCAAAGACTTCCGATGGTAATCAGGGTTGGTGGCCTCTGCGAGGTGTTCCTCAGAACATGTGTTTGGCTATATCTCAGGACATTGGCAGGGGTGGCTGTGGCTTCAATAGCTACTGCACAATTGAAAATGGGAGATATAATTGCAGCTGCCCACCTGGGTATGTATTTGTGGATCCAACTAACCGATTTAGTGACTGCAGGCCGACGTTCCGGCAAGGCTGTGAACCTAATGATGGGTCAAGAGATCCAGAAGAGTTGTATGAAATAAAGGAATTCAATGACTTAAATTGGCCACTGGGAGATTATGAGAGGTTGGAACCTTATGATCAAACAATGTGCGAAAAAGATTGCTTGCATGATTGCTCTTGTGCTGTTGCGATATTTGGTGGCACAAAATGTTGGAAGAAGAGATTGCCACTATCCAACGGAAGATTCGAACCCAATACGTTCACAAAAGCTCTATTCAAAGTCAGGAAAGGAGATTCTCCAGAGTTTGTTGCCACTTCAGGCAGCAATAAAggaaaattaacattattagGAGCTCTCTTATTGGGTGGTTCTGTATTCTTCAACGTTCTTTTGCTGGTGGCTTTTTGTCTAATTCTCTTTGTGTTGCTAAAGagaaaatctggaaattataatttccaAGATTCAACCATGGCTGAATCAAATTTGCGTTTCTTTACTTACAATCAACTCAGTGAAGCTACAGATGACTTCAAGGAAGAACTGGGCAGAGGTTCTTTCGGTATTGTGTACAAAGGGGTCTTCAAAACTGGTTCAGGAATTGCCATAGCGGTCAAGAAGTTGGACAAGTTAGCTCAAGAAAGGGAAAGAGAATTTAAAACCGAAGTGAGTGCAATTGGGAGAATTCATCACAAAAATTTAGTGCAGTTGCTAGGATACTGTGATGAAGGTACTAACCGGCTTTTAGTATATGAATTTATGAGCAATGGGACTTTGGCAAATATCCTTTTTGCACTTCCAAAGCCTGACTGGAACCTAAGAGTCAGGATTTCCCTGGAGATTGCGAGAGGGCTTGTGTACTTACACGAAGAATGCAATGTTCCAATCATCCATTGTGATATAAAACCTCAAAATATACTTCTAGACCACTACTTTAATGCAAAGATTTCTGACTTTGGATTATCAAAGTTGTTACTCTCAGATCAGTCTCGAACACGTACCATGATCCGAGGAACTCGAGGCTATGTTGCCCCTGAATGGTTCAAGAATGTAGCTGTGTCTGCCAAAGTGGATGTTTATAGTTACGGTGTTATGCTATTAGAGATAATTTGCTGCAGAAGATGTGTGGAGATGGAAGCGGAGGAAGAAAGAAGGGAAATACTAATAGATTGGGTTTATGATTGCTATGTTGAAGGGAGACTAGATGTTCTAGTAAATGAAGATGAAAC